In one Primulina eburnea isolate SZY01 unplaced genomic scaffold, ASM2296580v1 ctg128_ERROPOS2300000, whole genome shotgun sequence genomic region, the following are encoded:
- the LOC140820627 gene encoding uncharacterized protein, with translation MAKGNQANNQATQSSTLMSRNHVEDSSSPFYLQNGDHPGLVLVSHQLTGNNFNTWNRAMIMALTAKNKLGFVDRTIVQPPPDDLLYGAWLRCNSMVISWILNSVSRDIADSLMYIPTASEMWIDLRDRFLQSNAPRIFQIKRLLTDLHQGSMNISAYYTRLRTLWDELKDFQPIAPCHCGSMTQLVNFQNQECVLQFLMGLNDSYALIRAQILMMDPLPVIYKVFSLVIQEERQRSIHQNLSQITVVHSSNATAAKSSSSFNLKGGKFDKLSRNDKLICSHCHYTGHTVDKCYKLHGFPPGHPRFQQQQPRGHINAINAPHDGVNVPYADISNQSTSQLGDSLTPNQCQQLLTFLTAQLHLGSVSAQAQQQEEPSVSCFHGSSNQESDWDG, from the coding sequence ATGGCAAAGGGGAATCAAGCAAATAATCAAGCAACTCAATCCTCTACTCTGATGTCTCGAAATCATGTTGAAGACTCCAGTAGTCCTTTCTATCTTCAAAATGGCGATCATCCAGGTCTAGTTTTGGTGTCTCACCAACTCACTGGTAACAATTTTAATACCTGGAATCGAGCTATGATTATGGCGTTAACCGCGAAGAACAAGCTAGGTTTTGTTGATCGCACAATCGTACAACCACCGCCTGATGACTTGTTGTATGGTGCGTGGCTGCGCTGTAACAGTATGGTCATCTCTTGGATACTCAATTCGGTTTCCCGCGACATCGCGGATAGTCTGATGTATATTCCTACAGCGTCGGAGATGTGGATCGATCTCAGAGATCGATTTCTTCAGAGCAACGCTCCGCGCATTTTTCAAATCAAAAGGCTACTCACGGATCTTCATCAAGGTTCAATGAATATTAGTGCTTATTATACTCGTCTGCGCACACTTTGGGATGAGCTCAAGGATTTTCAACCTATAGCTCCTTGTCATTGTGGATCTATGACACAACTTgtgaattttcaaaatcaggAATGCGTACTTCAGTTTCTGATGGGACTCAATGATTCATATGCTCTGATCCGTGCGCAGATTCTTATGATGGATCCTCTGCCTGTAATTTACAAGGTGTTTTCCCTGGTTATACAGGAAGAACGTCAACGCTCTATACATCAGAATTTGTCTCAAATCACCGTAGTTCATTCTTCAAATGCAACTGCGGCAAAGAGTTCAAGTTCCTTTAATTTGAAGGGAGGtaagtttgacaaactaagtcGGAATGATAAGCTCATTTGTTCTCACTGTCATTACACAGGTCATACCGTGGATAAGTGTTACAAGCTGCATGGATTTCCTCCTGGTCATCCAAGGTTTCAGCAACAACAGCCACGGGGTCACATTAATGCTATCAATGCTCCTCACGATGGTGTTAATGTTCCCTATGCTGATATCTCTAACCAATCTACATCTCAGTTGGGTGATAGCTTAACTCCGAACCAATGCCAGCAACTTCTTACTTTTCTTACTGCACAACTTCACCTTGGCTCTGTCTCTGCTCAGGCTCAGCAGCAAGAGGAACCTTCTGTGTCATGCTTT